GTTGAGACTAATAACTATAAACCAAGGAGAATAATAGTATTATAATTACAAAAATCCATCAGTTTTTAGTATTTCATATCTAACGCAAGGTTAGATCCCTTTAGTGCATGTGAATTTCAGGGTATCCAAATGGGAGATTAGTGAACTTAACTTAATATATGCAGCATGTAGCTCCATAAGTGCTAATTAATGATGTTCTTAAGCTTAATCAAGATTGAAGATTATTGAAACTCAATGCGCATTAAGTATAACGGCACAGGTTTACTTTAAGATTTAATTAGTATTATGCTTATTTTTAAGATTCACTTTATTTAATCACTTTTTGTATTAATGGATAGGATTACCCTTCACGTAAGCTGTATCCACTGGACTAAGAATAAAGATGAAGTTGGTAAGAATGTGGGGGTTAGTGTTTAATGGTTAATTGTTAGTTGATGCTTCATGTTATGAGTTTCCTCAGTTCATTCTTAACGTCTTCATTGATTATTATGTCGAGTGGGAAGAATGCTGTGACGATCCAGTTGGGTACGTCCACAACCTCACTGACCTTTAGGTCCACCGCGACACTGGAGAGCATGTAGGCTTCGACTGGTGTCATGAATTTTGAGAGTATGTTGATTATTCCCTTGACGGCCTCCTTAACCGCGTCCCATAGGTTTGGTGCTATTCCTGGGTATGCTATGTACTCGTTGAATGTTAGTTCCCTGAGTCTGTTGAATTTGAATATTGGTTGTTTCAACCCCACATTCTTAATGAGCCTAACCCTAAACCTAACCCTCATGGGTGCCTCGATGGCCGTACCACAGGCCTCCCCATCACCCTGGGCCAGGTGCGTGTCCCCAATCGACAGTAATGCCCCGGGCACAAAGACGGGTAGGTATAGTATGGATCCCACGGTTAATTGCTTAATGTCCATGTTACCACCATTCTCCCTGGGTGGTATAGTACTCCACCTACCCCTGTAGGGTAGTGCCGTCCCAATGACGCCGGGGAA
This is a stretch of genomic DNA from Vulcanisaeta thermophila. It encodes these proteins:
- a CDS encoding acetamidase/formamidase family protein, whose amino-acid sequence is MAIYTIHAITHNKWDNSLTPILKVRSGDEVEVETKEASDGQVTPNSTAQDLNKLDFSRIHPLTGPIEVEGAEPGDALEIEFLEFRDMGWGWTGVIPGFGLLAQDQYTTPIDLAGPALKIWSVRDGKSRARFGSVDVEIPNRPFPGVIGTALPYRGRWSTIPPRENGGNMDIKQLTVGSILYLPVFVPGALLSIGDTHLAQGDGEACGTAIEAPMRVRFRVRLIKNVGLKQPIFKFNRLRELTFNEYIAYPGIAPNLWDAVKEAVKGIINILSKFMTPVEAYMLSSVAVDLKVSEVVDVPNWIVTAFFPLDIIINEDVKNELRKLIT